The Streptomyces sp. NBC_00510 genomic interval CCGCCGACGCGAGGGTGATCCGTCGTGCAGCTCCCCCCAGCAAGGGCGGTTGGTTCTGCCCGCCAACGCGGGGGGTGATCAGGCATAGTTGACGCCACTGGCCATGTGTTGACCGTTCTCCCCGCCGATGTGGGGGTGATCGTCGAGAGTGGGGCCACGTGGCCTTCGAACCTCGTCCTCTCCGCCGACGCGGGGGTGATCCGTTGTTCTGCGTCCCGTCTTGGATACCGGGGTGGTTCTCCCCGCCGACGCGGGGGTAATCCGTTGTTGCCGACGCCTATGGTTGCGTCGAACGTGTCCTTCCCGCCGACGCGGGAGTGATCCGTCGCGGCCGCCGCGCACGCTCATACGGCGGGCGTTCTCCCCGCCGACGCGGGGGTGATCCGTACGCACCCGCCTGGAAGTGACTTGACCCGCGTTCTCCCGGCCAACACGGGGATGAGCGTCGCCGGCAGCCCACGTCAGCAGTGCCAGCCGTTCTCCTCGCGAACACAGGGGCACACCAATCCTCAAACTCTGCGCAGGGTAGGTGCCTTGTTCTCCCCGCCGACGTGGGGGTGACCCGGGTTGGGCCGCCCGCTGCCCTGTTCAAACTCGTGTACGGGTTTCTCCCAGCGGCCGCGGGGGGTAATCCGCAAAATTCGGCGCGGCTGCTCCTCGCTGCCCTTCCCGCCGAGGCGGGGGGTAATCCGAACGAAGACGAGCTACTGCGGAAGCTGTTCGGGTTCTCCCCGCCGCGGAGTGATCCGTTTCATTATGCTGGGTGTCGAGCTCCAGCTTGTCCTCCTCGCCATCGTGCGGATGATCCACTGGAGCTGGAAACGATGGGCGCTGAGAGAGGGTCTTCCCCGCCGACGAAGACTCCGGGTCTCGCTCCACTCGCTGGCCAGAACGCCGATGCTCGCTCTCACCGGCGACGCCCGACGCTGGGGGCTCAATCGCCTGCAGCTTCGGCTGTTCTCCGTTGCGGCCCACCTCGCCATGACCGGCCGACTCCGCTACCTCCTGATCAACGCCGCGTTCGCGTGTCTGCAAGCCAGCTGACCAGCGACAACACCTGTCCCGTCCAGCACCTGGTACAACCCCGTAGCCGTGAAACCCGGCGCCCTCCGCGACAGTCGGGCCACCAGCATGCCCACCACTCTTGAGAAGTCAAAACGGCCCCGCCGGAAGAGCCGACGGCCCGTCTCTCAAGATCGGGGCTAAATATGCGCTCCCTCGTGTATCCAGTAGCTGGTCAGGATAAGCCTGCGCCCCGACTCCAGCGGGGTAGCCCTGTGCAGGCCACGCCCGTCGAAAATCACCAGAGTGCCTGCCGGGCCGGTGCACGATACGTCGATGTAGCCGTAGTCGTGTTTCAGTTGCGCCACTTCATGGGGCCAGAAGCAGCCCAGGTACCAGATGTCCGTATCACCACCGAAGCCGCGCTTGTCGACTACATAGTCCCGGGCGATCTGCGCCTCGGCCCACCGCCGCCAACCCCCCTGATGGCTGCCGCGCAGGTAGGTCATCGGGGCACTGCTTGGACCGACGTCCTCCAGATAGAGGAAGGCCTTCATTCGGGCCCGCCAGGTGTCCATGTGATAGAAGAACTCGAAGGTCATG includes:
- a CDS encoding transposase, translated to MLGVELQLVLLAIVRMIHWSWKRWALREGLPRRRRLRVSLHSLARTPMLALTGDARRWGLNRLQLRLFSVAAHLAMTGRLRYLLINAAFACLQAS